The Xiphophorus hellerii strain 12219 chromosome 22, Xiphophorus_hellerii-4.1, whole genome shotgun sequence genome has a window encoding:
- the ubr2 gene encoding E3 ubiquitin-protein ligase UBR2 isoform X8, with amino-acid sequence MAEPSRDPPSALSADFMSFSPGDTASRWLACADLQQEVYRHLAEYVPRVLCQGGGVAEQQEEQREELALQLLLLAPMEWFLLGGEPAAGLALLQQGGGAAALCGHVFKVGEPTYSCRECAADPTCVLCMQCFLSSAHRHHRYRMTTSGGGGFCDCGDAEAWKTGPSCQNHTPANRNLETEEDPVSLLPPAVEERSYSIFSIILQYAVDLLTWEQEDQLPAGLEPLQRSDSYYCMLFNDEAHTYEQVIYTLQKAVSCSQKEAVSFATTVDRDGRKSVRFGDHQFCEQAKAVIVRSTSRQSKPLRVQVMHSALVAHQCFALKALSWLGQLIQYSDGLRRVLCQVGLRPGPEGENSSLVDRLMLNDSKMWKGARNVYHQLLMNSLLMDRKFKKLFAIRFAKNYRRLQTDFMEDDHDRLVSVTALSVQLFTVPTVARMLMVEENLMMTIIRTFVDQLRHRDAQGRFQFDRYTAQQAFKFGRVQSLIGDLKYVLISPPPQWSQQLRTKFLDGFEAFLDLLRCMQGMDPVVRQVGQHIEMEPEWEAAFTLQMKLTHIITMMQEWCSTDEHVLIEAYKKCLSALSQCQSDLPDGEQPISLSLAGHAVDTFRYQVSQEKVSIHLPVCRLLAGLHVLLSRTEVASRLPEQLPLGELSPHLLIELPLRCLVLCAQVHAGMWRRNGFSLINQIYYYHNVKCRVEMFDKDLAMLQVGASMMDPNHFLMIVLSRFELFHTFSAADLRRRYREANKDLAQQNTLIEEMLHLVIMVVGERYVPGVGQVEPLDEVRREILHQLCIRPMAHSELVKGLPENGNKETGLERVIDSVASFRKPGVTGRGLYELRPEWSRHFDLYFHHYSRADQSKAEEAQRKLRRQNGEDTALPPPRPPPLCPPFASLVNLLQSDALLALEGAVLQWAGEPSGGGWTESMLQRVLHLVAMALLEEQQQLESSGGDEDISFTFSSKITRPGEAPSTSGSILALLENLQSAPHLEVHKDMITWILKMVGNIKTTRERTSGSSVSVSHGRRPEETVRDKDKAERKRKAEMARLRREKVMAQMSEMQKHFINENKELFQQSMEELEAAATTAEHSPPSSEPTCAAQICVGPRRVGGAERRQLVTCILCQEEQEVRGHGRAMVLAAFIQRSTVLSKNRSRGVPDPERLDPLFVHPDLSVGVHTASCGHIMHATCWQRYFEAVQQKEQRRQQRLRGHTSYDVENGEFLCPLCECLSNTVIPLLPHACSPARSLEHSCLETWLKRTNQQAAALDSTHRKQSHGAAQQAEPAVPDGFGVSFVPHDVTSSLRNPFSSGVSEMINTFSMSAYKVGLKVNPNEQDPRVPVLSWSTCAYTMQSIERLLMDEKKPLFGSLPCRQNDCLSSLTRFSSACWTAAPIRTVQNHFIRLLSVLVLVPDSQLEDAPCILDVDMFHLLVYSVLSSGSLHSLDQSGRSSVDSAHLHLLHLVTVAHLVQVLLTFTAGEPSMDQDGEESEEERLTCQLYGRLRDHLGRCLPDVSSGWRLWRCVRAGVLPFLRTAALFFHYMNSASPPADLLGTGPGQWEALCSYLSLPSNLLLLYQNHRTLLEPLIHRWCCHPGVGQVLRGGGVLVRFPRESNRLIDLPEDYSILINQASSFTCPRSGGDKSRAPTLCLVCGCMLCSQSYCCQTEVEGEDVGACTAHTFTCGAGIGLFLRVRESQVLFVAGKTKGCFYPPPYLDDYGETDPGLKRGNPLHLCSERYQKIERLWRQHGIAEVIGHAQEANQTLVAIDWQHL; translated from the exons ATGGCGGAGCCTTCCAGAGATCCTCCGTCCGCTCTAAGCGCTGACTTCATGAGCTTCTCCCCCGGAGACACCGCCTCG cgCTGGCTGGCGTGTGCCGACCTGCAGCAGGAGGTGTACCGCCACCTGGCTGAGTACGTGCCCCGCGTCCTGTGCCAGGGGGGCGGCGTGgcggagcagcaggaggagcagcgGGAGGAGCTGgccctccagctgctgctcctcgCCCCCATGGAGTGGTTCCTGCTGGGGGGGGAGCCGGCGGCCGGCCTGGCGCTGCTGCAGCAGGGCGGGGGGGCGGCGGCGCTCTGTGGACACGTCTTCAAGGTGGGGGAGCCCACCTACTCCTGCAG GGAGTGTGCGGCCGACCCGACCTGTGTTCTGTGCATGCAGTGCTTCCTGTCCAGCGCCCACCGCCACCATCGCTACCGG ATGACCACGTCAGGAGGCGGAGGCTTCTGCGACTGTGGAGACGCCGAGGCCTGGAAGACCGGTCCGTCCTGCCAGAACCACACGCCTGCCAACCGGAACCTGGAGACTGAGGAG GACCCGgtctctctgctgccccctgctgtgGAGGAAAGGAGCTATAGCATCTTCTCCATCATCCTGCAGTACGCCGTCGACCTGCTGACCTGGGAGCAGGAGGACCAGCTGCCTGCAGGCCTGGAGCCGCT GCAGCGGAGCGACAGCTACTACTGCATGCTGTTTAATGATGAAGCCCACACCTACGAGCAGGTCATCTACACGCTGCAGAAAGCCGTCAGCTGCAGCCAGAAGGAAGCCGTCAGCTTCGCCACCACCGTGGACAGAGAC gGCAGGAAGTCGGTCCGGTTCGGGGACCATCAGTTCTGTGAACAGGCGAAGGCCGTCATTGTG AGGAGCACCAGCCGGCAGTCCAAGCCCCTGCGGGTCCAGGTGATGCACTCGGCGCTGGTGGCTCATCAGTGCTTCGCTCTGAAGGCGCTCAGCTGGCTGGGCCAGCTCATCCAGTACTCTG ATGGCCTGAGGCGGGTCCTGTGCCAGGTGGGGCTGCGACCCGGTCCGGAGGGCGAGAACTCCTCACTGGTGGACCGCTTGATGCTGAATGACTCCAAGATGTggaaag GAGCTCGGAACGTTTACCACCAGCTGCTCATGAACAGCCTGCTGATGGACCGCAAGTTCAAGAAGCTGTTCGCAATCCGGTTTGCCAAG AACTACAGACGGCTGCAGACAGATTTCATGGAGGACGACCACGACCGCTTGGTGTCGGTGACGGCGCTGTCGGTGCAGCTGTTCACCGTGCCGACCGTG GCCCGGATGCTGATGGTGGAGGAGAACCTGATGATGACCATCATCAGAACCTTCGTGGATCAGCTTCGCCACCGCGACGCTCAGGGCCGCTTCCAGTTCGACCGCTACACCGCCCAGCAGGCCTTCAAGTTCGGCCGGGTCCAGAGCCTCATCGGAGACCTGAA GTACGTCCTGATCTCCCCGCCCCCACAGTGGAGCCAGCAACTCAGAACCAAGTTCCTGGATGGCTTCGAAGCCTTCCTGGACCTGCTCAGGTGCATGCAG GGCATGGACCCGGTGGTGAGACAGGTGGGCCAACACATCGAGATGGAGCCGGAGTGGGAGGCGGCCTTCACCCTGCAGATGAAGCTGACGCACATCATCACCATGATGCAGGAATGGTGCAGCACTGAC GAGCACGTTCTGATCGAGGCGTATAAGAAGTGTCTGAGCGCGCTCAGTCAGTGCCAGAGCGACCTGCCGGACGGcgagcagccaatcagcttgAGCCTGGCGGGTCACGCCGTGGACACCTTCAGGTACCAGGTGTCCCAGGAGAAGGTGTCCATCCACCTGCCTGTATGCAGGCTGCTAGCAG GACTCCATGTTCTCCTCAGCAGGACCGAGGTGGCGTCACGACTCCCCGAACAGCTGCCCCTG GGGGAGCTCAGCCCTCACCTGCTGATAGAGCTGCCTCTGCGCTGCCTGGTGCTCTGTGCACAGGTGCATGCTGGGATGTGGAGGAGGAACGGCTTCTCTCTGATCAACCAG ATCTACTACTATCACAACGTCAAGTGCAGAGTGGAGATGTTCGACAAGGACCTGGCCATGCTGCAG GTCGGCGCCTCCATGATGGATCCGAACCACTTCTTGATGATCGTTCTGAGCCGCTTCGAACTCTTCCACACCTTCAGCGCCGCCGACCTGCGGAGGAGATACAGGGAGGCCAACaag GACCTGGCCCAACAGAACACGCTGATAGAGGAGATGCTGCATCTCGTCATCATGGTGGTAG GTGAGCGCTACGTTCCTGGCGTCGGCCAGGTGGAGCCGCTGGATGAGGTCAGGAGGGAGATCCTCCACCAGCTGTGCATCAGACCCATGGCTCACAGCGAGCTGGTCAAGGGTCTGCCTGAGAAC GGCAACAAGGAGACGGGTCTGGAGAGAGTCATTGACAGCGTTGCATCATTCAG GAAGCCAGGTGTGACGGGGCGGGGCCTGTATGAGCTGCGTCCTGAGTGGTCCAGACACTTCGACCTCTACTTCCATCACTACAGCCGGGCGGATCAGTCCAAG GCAGAGGAGGCTCAGAGGAAGCTGAGGAGACAGAACGGCGAGGACACAG CCCTGCCCCCGCCCCGGCCGCCCCCCCTCTGCCCGCCGTTCGCCAGCCTGGTCAACCTGCTGCAGAGCGACGCGCTGCTGGCACTAGAGGGCGCCGTGCTGCAGTGGGCAGGAGAGCCCAGCGGAGGAGGCTGGACCGAGTCCATGCTGCAGAGg GTGCTGCACCTGGTTGCCATGGCGctgctggaggagcagcagcagctggagagcaGCGGCGGAGACGAAGACATCTCCTTCACCTTCAGCAGCAAGATCACAC GTCCAGGTGAGGCTCCCAGCACCTCTGGAAGCATCCTGGCTCTGCTGGAGAACCTGCAGAGCGCCCCTCACCTGGAGGTCCACAAGGACATGATCACCTGGATCCTCAAG ATGGTGGGAAACATCAAAACCACGAGGGAGCGAACGTCTGGCTCCAGCGTCAGCGTCAGCCATGGCCGCCGCCCAGAGGAG ACGGTGAGGGACAAGGACAAGGCGGAGAGGAAGCGGAAGGCGGAGATGGCGCGGCTCCGCAGGGAGAAGGTCATGGCCCAGATGTCTGAGATGCAGAAACATTTCATCAACGAGAACAAGGAGCTGTTCCAGCAGAGcatggaggagctggaggcgGCCGCCACCACCGCCGAGCACAG tcctcccagttcGGAGCCCACCTGTGCCGCTCAGATCTGTGTGGGCCCCAGGCGGGTGGGCGGGGCCGAGCGCCGCCAGCTGGTCACCTGCATCCTGTGTCAAGAGGagcaggaggtcagaggtcacggcAGAGCCATGGTGCTGGCAGCCTTCATCCAGAGATCCACCGTGCTGTCCAAGAACCGCAGTCGCGGCGTCCCCGACCCAG AACGCCTCGACCCGCTCTTCGTGCACCCTGACCTCTCAGTGGGCGTCCACACCGCCAGCTGCGGACACATCATGCACGCCACCTGCTGGCAGAG GTACTTTGAGGCGGTGCAGCAGAAGGAGCAGCGGCGGCAGCAGCGGCTCAGAGGTCACACCAGCTACGACGTGGAGAACGGGGAGTTCCTGTGTCCGCTGTGCGAATGTCTGAGCAACACCGTCATCCCCCTGCTGCCTCACGCCTGCTCACCTGCCCGCAG CTTGGAGCATTCGTGTCTGGAGACCTGGCTGAAGAGAACCAATCAGCAAGCAGCAGCACTAGACTCCACCCACAGGAAGCAGTCACACG GTGCGGCCCAGCAGGCGGAGCCAGCGGTTCCTGACGGGTTCGGGGTCAGCTTTGTTCCACA tgatgtcacttcctccCTCAGGAATCCGTTCTCCAGCGGCGTCAGTGAGATGATCAACACCTTCAGCATGTCGGCCTACAAGGTCGGCCTCAAGGTCAACCCCAACGAGCAGGACCCCCGAGTCCCGGTGCTGAGCTGGTCCACCTGCGCCTACACCATGCAGAGCATAG AGCGCCTCCTAATGGATGAGAAGAAGCCGTTGTTTGGAAGCTTACCTTGTCGACAG AATGACTGTCTGAGTTCTCTGACCCGGTTCAGTTCAGCCTGCTGGACCGCTGCTCCAATCAGAACCGTTCAGAACCATTTCATCAGGCTGCTGtcag ttctggttctggttccggacTCCCAGCTGGAGGACGCTCCCTGCATCCTGGATGTGGACATGTTCCACCTGCTG GTGTACAGCGTCTTGTCCTCCGGCTCCCTGCACagtctggaccaatcaggacgAAGCTCTGTGGATTCAGCTCACCTTCACCTGCTTCACCTGGTCACTGTGGCTCACctggttcaggttctgctcACCTTCACCGCCG GTGAGCCGAGTATGGATCAGGACGGCGAGGAGTCGGAGGAGGAGCGACTCACCTGTCAGCTGTACGGCAGACTGAGGGATCACCTGGGCAG GTGTTTACCTGACGTGTCCTCTGGGTGGCGCCTGTGGAGGTGTGTCAGAGCCGGCGTCCTGCCCTTCCTCCGGACCGCAGCCCTCTTCTTCCACTACATGAACTCTGCGTCGCCCCCTGCTGACCTACTGG GTACTGGACCTGGCCAGTGGGAGGCGCTGTGTAGCTACCTCAGTCTTCCCtccaacctgctgctgctgtaccAGAACCACCGCACACTGCTGGAGCCGCTCATCCACAG GTGGTGCTGCCATCCAGGTGTGGGCCAGGTGCTCCGTGGGGGCGGAGTCTTGGTGCGGTTCCCCAGAGAGTCCAACAGGTTGATCGATCTGCCAGAGGACTACAGCATCCTGATCAACCAGGCCTCCAGCTTCAC GTGTCCGCGGTCCGGTGGGGATAAGTCTCGCGCCCCCACTCTGTGCCTGGTGTGCGGCTGCATGCTGTGCTCTCAGAGCTACTGCTGCCAGACGGAGGTGGAGGGAGAGGACGTCGGAGCCTGCACTGCCCACACCTTCACCTGTGGAGCGGGCATCGGCCTCTTCCTCAG ggtcAGGGAGAGCCAGGTGTTGTTCGTCGCAGGTAAAACTAAGGGCTGCTTCTATCCCCCGCCGTACCTGGACGACTATGGAGAAACCGACCCTGGTCTCAA GCGGGGGAACCCGCTCCACCTTTGCTCGGAGCGCTACCAGAAGATCGAGCGTCTGTGGCGGCAGCACGGCATTGCTGAGGTCATAGGTCACGCTCAGGAGGCCAATCAGACGCTGGTCGCCATCGACTGGCAGCACCTGTGA
- the ubr2 gene encoding E3 ubiquitin-protein ligase UBR2 isoform X7 has product MAEPSRDPPSALSADFMSFSPGDTASRWLACADLQQEVYRHLAEYVPRVLCQGGGVAEQQEEQREELALQLLLLAPMEWFLLGGEPAAGLALLQQGGGAAALCGHVFKVGEPTYSCRECAADPTCVLCMQCFLSSAHRHHRYRMTTSGGGGFCDCGDAEAWKTGPSCQNHTPANRNLETEEDPVSLLPPAVEERSYSIFSIILQYAVDLLTWEQEDQLPAGLEPLQRSDSYYCMLFNDEAHTYEQVIYTLQKAVSCSQKEAVSFATTVDRDGRKSVRFGDHQFCEQAKAVIVRSTSRQSKPLRVQVMHSALVAHQCFALKALSWLGQLIQYSDGLRRVLCQVGLRPGPEGENSSLVDRLMLNDSKMWKGARNVYHQLLMNSLLMDRKFKKLFAIRFAKNYERLQSDFIRDDHDRQFSVTDLSVQIFTVPSLARMLMVEENLMMTIIRTFVDQLRHRDAQGRFQFDRYTAQQAFKFGRVQSLIGDLKYVLISPPPQWSQQLRTKFLDGFEAFLDLLRCMQGMDPVVRQVGQHIEMEPEWEAAFTLQMKLTHIITMMQEWCSTDEHVLIEAYKKCLSALSQCQSDLPDGEQPISLSLAGHAVDTFRYQVSQEKVSIHLPVCRLLAGLHVLLSRTEVASRLPEQLPLGELSPHLLIELPLRCLVLCAQVHAGMWRRNGFSLINQIYYYHNVKCRVEMFDKDLAMLQVGASMMDPNHFLMIVLSRFELFHTFSAADLRRRYREANKDLAQQNTLIEEMLHLVIMVVGERYVPGVGQVEPLDEVRREILHQLCIRPMAHSELVKGLPENGNKETGLERVIDSVASFRKPGVTGRGLYELRPEWSRHFDLYFHHYSRADQSKAEEAQRKLRRQNGEDTALPPPRPPPLCPPFASLVNLLQSDALLALEGAVLQWAGEPSGGGWTESMLQRVLHLVAMALLEEQQQLESSGGDEDISFTFSSKITRPGEAPSTSGSILALLENLQSAPHLEVHKDMITWILKMVGNIKTTRERTSGSSVSVSHGRRPEETVRDKDKAERKRKAEMARLRREKVMAQMSEMQKHFINENKELFQQSMEELEAAATTAEHSPPSSEPTCAAQICVGPRRVGGAERRQLVTCILCQEEQEVRGHGRAMVLAAFIQRSTVLSKNRSRGVPDPERLDPLFVHPDLSVGVHTASCGHIMHATCWQRYFEAVQQKEQRRQQRLRGHTSYDVENGEFLCPLCECLSNTVIPLLPHACSPARSLEHSCLETWLKRTNQQAAALDSTHRKQSHGAAQQAEPAVPDGFGVSFVPHDVTSSLRNPFSSGVSEMINTFSMSAYKVGLKVNPNEQDPRVPVLSWSTCAYTMQSIERLLMDEKKPLFGSLPCRQNDCLSSLTRFSSACWTAAPIRTVQNHFIRLLSVLVLVPDSQLEDAPCILDVDMFHLLVYSVLSSGSLHSLDQSGRSSVDSAHLHLLHLVTVAHLVQVLLTFTAGEPSMDQDGEESEEERLTCQLYGRLRDHLGRCLPDVSSGWRLWRCVRAGVLPFLRTAALFFHYMNSASPPADLLGTGPGQWEALCSYLSLPSNLLLLYQNHRTLLEPLIHRWCCHPGVGQVLRGGGVLVRFPRESNRLIDLPEDYSILINQASSFTCPRSGGDKSRAPTLCLVCGCMLCSQSYCCQTEVEGEDVGACTAHTFTCGAGIGLFLRVRESQVLFVAGKTKGCFYPPPYLDDYGETDPGLKRGNPLHLCSERYQKIERLWRQHGIAEVIGHAQEANQTLVAIDWQHL; this is encoded by the exons ATGGCGGAGCCTTCCAGAGATCCTCCGTCCGCTCTAAGCGCTGACTTCATGAGCTTCTCCCCCGGAGACACCGCCTCG cgCTGGCTGGCGTGTGCCGACCTGCAGCAGGAGGTGTACCGCCACCTGGCTGAGTACGTGCCCCGCGTCCTGTGCCAGGGGGGCGGCGTGgcggagcagcaggaggagcagcgGGAGGAGCTGgccctccagctgctgctcctcgCCCCCATGGAGTGGTTCCTGCTGGGGGGGGAGCCGGCGGCCGGCCTGGCGCTGCTGCAGCAGGGCGGGGGGGCGGCGGCGCTCTGTGGACACGTCTTCAAGGTGGGGGAGCCCACCTACTCCTGCAG GGAGTGTGCGGCCGACCCGACCTGTGTTCTGTGCATGCAGTGCTTCCTGTCCAGCGCCCACCGCCACCATCGCTACCGG ATGACCACGTCAGGAGGCGGAGGCTTCTGCGACTGTGGAGACGCCGAGGCCTGGAAGACCGGTCCGTCCTGCCAGAACCACACGCCTGCCAACCGGAACCTGGAGACTGAGGAG GACCCGgtctctctgctgccccctgctgtgGAGGAAAGGAGCTATAGCATCTTCTCCATCATCCTGCAGTACGCCGTCGACCTGCTGACCTGGGAGCAGGAGGACCAGCTGCCTGCAGGCCTGGAGCCGCT GCAGCGGAGCGACAGCTACTACTGCATGCTGTTTAATGATGAAGCCCACACCTACGAGCAGGTCATCTACACGCTGCAGAAAGCCGTCAGCTGCAGCCAGAAGGAAGCCGTCAGCTTCGCCACCACCGTGGACAGAGAC gGCAGGAAGTCGGTCCGGTTCGGGGACCATCAGTTCTGTGAACAGGCGAAGGCCGTCATTGTG AGGAGCACCAGCCGGCAGTCCAAGCCCCTGCGGGTCCAGGTGATGCACTCGGCGCTGGTGGCTCATCAGTGCTTCGCTCTGAAGGCGCTCAGCTGGCTGGGCCAGCTCATCCAGTACTCTG ATGGCCTGAGGCGGGTCCTGTGCCAGGTGGGGCTGCGACCCGGTCCGGAGGGCGAGAACTCCTCACTGGTGGACCGCTTGATGCTGAATGACTCCAAGATGTggaaag GAGCTCGGAACGTTTACCACCAGCTGCTCATGAACAGCCTGCTGATGGACCGCAAGTTCAAGAAGCTGTTCGCAATCCGGTTTGCCAAG AACTATGAGCGCTTGCAGAGCGACTTCATCAGAGACGACCACGACCGGCAGTTCTCCGTCACTGACCTGTCGGTACAGATCTTCACTGTTCCCTCGCTG GCCCGGATGCTGATGGTGGAGGAGAACCTGATGATGACCATCATCAGAACCTTCGTGGATCAGCTTCGCCACCGCGACGCTCAGGGCCGCTTCCAGTTCGACCGCTACACCGCCCAGCAGGCCTTCAAGTTCGGCCGGGTCCAGAGCCTCATCGGAGACCTGAA GTACGTCCTGATCTCCCCGCCCCCACAGTGGAGCCAGCAACTCAGAACCAAGTTCCTGGATGGCTTCGAAGCCTTCCTGGACCTGCTCAGGTGCATGCAG GGCATGGACCCGGTGGTGAGACAGGTGGGCCAACACATCGAGATGGAGCCGGAGTGGGAGGCGGCCTTCACCCTGCAGATGAAGCTGACGCACATCATCACCATGATGCAGGAATGGTGCAGCACTGAC GAGCACGTTCTGATCGAGGCGTATAAGAAGTGTCTGAGCGCGCTCAGTCAGTGCCAGAGCGACCTGCCGGACGGcgagcagccaatcagcttgAGCCTGGCGGGTCACGCCGTGGACACCTTCAGGTACCAGGTGTCCCAGGAGAAGGTGTCCATCCACCTGCCTGTATGCAGGCTGCTAGCAG GACTCCATGTTCTCCTCAGCAGGACCGAGGTGGCGTCACGACTCCCCGAACAGCTGCCCCTG GGGGAGCTCAGCCCTCACCTGCTGATAGAGCTGCCTCTGCGCTGCCTGGTGCTCTGTGCACAGGTGCATGCTGGGATGTGGAGGAGGAACGGCTTCTCTCTGATCAACCAG ATCTACTACTATCACAACGTCAAGTGCAGAGTGGAGATGTTCGACAAGGACCTGGCCATGCTGCAG GTCGGCGCCTCCATGATGGATCCGAACCACTTCTTGATGATCGTTCTGAGCCGCTTCGAACTCTTCCACACCTTCAGCGCCGCCGACCTGCGGAGGAGATACAGGGAGGCCAACaag GACCTGGCCCAACAGAACACGCTGATAGAGGAGATGCTGCATCTCGTCATCATGGTGGTAG GTGAGCGCTACGTTCCTGGCGTCGGCCAGGTGGAGCCGCTGGATGAGGTCAGGAGGGAGATCCTCCACCAGCTGTGCATCAGACCCATGGCTCACAGCGAGCTGGTCAAGGGTCTGCCTGAGAAC GGCAACAAGGAGACGGGTCTGGAGAGAGTCATTGACAGCGTTGCATCATTCAG GAAGCCAGGTGTGACGGGGCGGGGCCTGTATGAGCTGCGTCCTGAGTGGTCCAGACACTTCGACCTCTACTTCCATCACTACAGCCGGGCGGATCAGTCCAAG GCAGAGGAGGCTCAGAGGAAGCTGAGGAGACAGAACGGCGAGGACACAG CCCTGCCCCCGCCCCGGCCGCCCCCCCTCTGCCCGCCGTTCGCCAGCCTGGTCAACCTGCTGCAGAGCGACGCGCTGCTGGCACTAGAGGGCGCCGTGCTGCAGTGGGCAGGAGAGCCCAGCGGAGGAGGCTGGACCGAGTCCATGCTGCAGAGg GTGCTGCACCTGGTTGCCATGGCGctgctggaggagcagcagcagctggagagcaGCGGCGGAGACGAAGACATCTCCTTCACCTTCAGCAGCAAGATCACAC GTCCAGGTGAGGCTCCCAGCACCTCTGGAAGCATCCTGGCTCTGCTGGAGAACCTGCAGAGCGCCCCTCACCTGGAGGTCCACAAGGACATGATCACCTGGATCCTCAAG ATGGTGGGAAACATCAAAACCACGAGGGAGCGAACGTCTGGCTCCAGCGTCAGCGTCAGCCATGGCCGCCGCCCAGAGGAG ACGGTGAGGGACAAGGACAAGGCGGAGAGGAAGCGGAAGGCGGAGATGGCGCGGCTCCGCAGGGAGAAGGTCATGGCCCAGATGTCTGAGATGCAGAAACATTTCATCAACGAGAACAAGGAGCTGTTCCAGCAGAGcatggaggagctggaggcgGCCGCCACCACCGCCGAGCACAG tcctcccagttcGGAGCCCACCTGTGCCGCTCAGATCTGTGTGGGCCCCAGGCGGGTGGGCGGGGCCGAGCGCCGCCAGCTGGTCACCTGCATCCTGTGTCAAGAGGagcaggaggtcagaggtcacggcAGAGCCATGGTGCTGGCAGCCTTCATCCAGAGATCCACCGTGCTGTCCAAGAACCGCAGTCGCGGCGTCCCCGACCCAG AACGCCTCGACCCGCTCTTCGTGCACCCTGACCTCTCAGTGGGCGTCCACACCGCCAGCTGCGGACACATCATGCACGCCACCTGCTGGCAGAG GTACTTTGAGGCGGTGCAGCAGAAGGAGCAGCGGCGGCAGCAGCGGCTCAGAGGTCACACCAGCTACGACGTGGAGAACGGGGAGTTCCTGTGTCCGCTGTGCGAATGTCTGAGCAACACCGTCATCCCCCTGCTGCCTCACGCCTGCTCACCTGCCCGCAG CTTGGAGCATTCGTGTCTGGAGACCTGGCTGAAGAGAACCAATCAGCAAGCAGCAGCACTAGACTCCACCCACAGGAAGCAGTCACACG GTGCGGCCCAGCAGGCGGAGCCAGCGGTTCCTGACGGGTTCGGGGTCAGCTTTGTTCCACA tgatgtcacttcctccCTCAGGAATCCGTTCTCCAGCGGCGTCAGTGAGATGATCAACACCTTCAGCATGTCGGCCTACAAGGTCGGCCTCAAGGTCAACCCCAACGAGCAGGACCCCCGAGTCCCGGTGCTGAGCTGGTCCACCTGCGCCTACACCATGCAGAGCATAG AGCGCCTCCTAATGGATGAGAAGAAGCCGTTGTTTGGAAGCTTACCTTGTCGACAG AATGACTGTCTGAGTTCTCTGACCCGGTTCAGTTCAGCCTGCTGGACCGCTGCTCCAATCAGAACCGTTCAGAACCATTTCATCAGGCTGCTGtcag ttctggttctggttccggacTCCCAGCTGGAGGACGCTCCCTGCATCCTGGATGTGGACATGTTCCACCTGCTG GTGTACAGCGTCTTGTCCTCCGGCTCCCTGCACagtctggaccaatcaggacgAAGCTCTGTGGATTCAGCTCACCTTCACCTGCTTCACCTGGTCACTGTGGCTCACctggttcaggttctgctcACCTTCACCGCCG GTGAGCCGAGTATGGATCAGGACGGCGAGGAGTCGGAGGAGGAGCGACTCACCTGTCAGCTGTACGGCAGACTGAGGGATCACCTGGGCAG GTGTTTACCTGACGTGTCCTCTGGGTGGCGCCTGTGGAGGTGTGTCAGAGCCGGCGTCCTGCCCTTCCTCCGGACCGCAGCCCTCTTCTTCCACTACATGAACTCTGCGTCGCCCCCTGCTGACCTACTGG GTACTGGACCTGGCCAGTGGGAGGCGCTGTGTAGCTACCTCAGTCTTCCCtccaacctgctgctgctgtaccAGAACCACCGCACACTGCTGGAGCCGCTCATCCACAG GTGGTGCTGCCATCCAGGTGTGGGCCAGGTGCTCCGTGGGGGCGGAGTCTTGGTGCGGTTCCCCAGAGAGTCCAACAGGTTGATCGATCTGCCAGAGGACTACAGCATCCTGATCAACCAGGCCTCCAGCTTCAC GTGTCCGCGGTCCGGTGGGGATAAGTCTCGCGCCCCCACTCTGTGCCTGGTGTGCGGCTGCATGCTGTGCTCTCAGAGCTACTGCTGCCAGACGGAGGTGGAGGGAGAGGACGTCGGAGCCTGCACTGCCCACACCTTCACCTGTGGAGCGGGCATCGGCCTCTTCCTCAG ggtcAGGGAGAGCCAGGTGTTGTTCGTCGCAGGTAAAACTAAGGGCTGCTTCTATCCCCCGCCGTACCTGGACGACTATGGAGAAACCGACCCTGGTCTCAA GCGGGGGAACCCGCTCCACCTTTGCTCGGAGCGCTACCAGAAGATCGAGCGTCTGTGGCGGCAGCACGGCATTGCTGAGGTCATAGGTCACGCTCAGGAGGCCAATCAGACGCTGGTCGCCATCGACTGGCAGCACCTGTGA